One window of Methanobacterium alcaliphilum genomic DNA carries:
- the cfbA gene encoding sirohydrochlorin nickelochelatase gives MDSSLNSKNKIGVLLVGHGSRLPYGEEVINQIAEIYRQKADYPIMVGFMNMNKPSIPKAINELSKNGVEKIIVTPVFLAHGVHTKQDIPHILGLDNGSEHGHGHDHSHHDEEDEEIQFDGEIIYTEPLGADSRLVEIIKDRVNTALN, from the coding sequence ATGGATTCAAGTTTAAACTCAAAAAATAAAATTGGCGTACTATTAGTAGGACATGGAAGCAGATTACCCTATGGTGAAGAAGTAATTAATCAAATTGCTGAAATATACCGGCAAAAAGCGGATTATCCAATTATGGTAGGTTTTATGAATATGAATAAACCATCCATACCTAAGGCCATTAATGAACTATCCAAAAATGGAGTAGAAAAAATTATCGTAACTCCTGTATTCCTGGCTCATGGAGTCCACACTAAACAGGATATACCCCATATACTTGGCCTGGATAATGGTTCAGAACACGGGCATGGCCATGATCATAGTCACCATGATGAAGAAGATGAAGAAATCCAATTTGATGGAGAAATCATATACACCGAGCCATTAGGTGCAGATTCCAGGCTGGTGGAAATAATTAAAGACAGGGTAAATACTGCCCTGAACTAA
- a CDS encoding DUF1847 domain-containing protein → MKCASCTEKSCRFDKDCTNIKEKVRNSYTNDEIGLMKAAGEVEARYYMQKTRIEEIIIFSKKMNYKKLGLAFCVGLERETYKINKILEKHFKVYSVCCKVCGIDKDEYDIDKIQRGSWESLCNPLAQAEILNKKDTDINIAIGICLGHDMLFSKHSRAPVTTLIVKDRVLAHNPAGAIYSKYYMNKILNSDL, encoded by the coding sequence ATGAAATGCGCATCTTGCACAGAAAAAAGCTGTCGATTTGATAAAGATTGTACTAATATCAAAGAAAAAGTAAGAAATAGTTATACTAATGATGAAATAGGTCTAATGAAAGCTGCAGGGGAAGTTGAAGCCAGATATTATATGCAGAAAACTCGCATCGAAGAGATCATCATTTTCTCTAAAAAAATGAATTATAAAAAATTGGGGCTGGCTTTTTGCGTAGGCTTGGAAAGAGAAACCTATAAAATTAATAAAATCCTTGAAAAACATTTTAAAGTTTATTCTGTCTGTTGCAAGGTCTGTGGCATAGATAAAGATGAATATGATATTGATAAAATCCAGAGAGGTTCTTGGGAATCATTGTGCAATCCATTAGCTCAAGCCGAAATATTAAACAAAAAAGATACAGATATTAATATTGCTATTGGGATTTGTTTAGGTCATGATATGTTATTTTCAAAACATTCTCGTGCTCCCGTGACTACTTTAATTGTAAAAGATAGGGTATTGGCCCATAATCCTGCAGGGGCAATTTATTCTAAATATTATATGAATAAAATCTTGAATTCTGATTTATAA
- the purE gene encoding 5-(carboxyamino)imidazole ribonucleotide mutase — protein MQPKVMILLGSASDYKIAEKAIEIFEQLEIAYDIRVASAHRTHEKVKQIVLESTKRGVKVFIGIAGLSAHLPGMIAANTHRPVVGVPVDVKIGGLDALFASSQMPFPAPVATVGIDRGENGALLAAQIIAIHDEEVRKKVSALRQGFYDKVQRDEYQLLNNIEGNFYAPEKIEFPKLDDDIFSSSSQESDDSPLIAVIPGSYSDMKIAKKTTMFLERMGISYDMNVISPIRYPDRFEKYMARMRDVKLFIAISGLSAHVTGAVVALSEKPVIGVPCPMRMGGMDALLSMVNMPPGVPVGTVGVANGGNAAVLAAEMLGISNKTIENRVKRLKSKSADIK, from the coding sequence ATGCAACCAAAAGTGATGATATTACTGGGAAGTGCCTCGGATTATAAAATCGCAGAGAAAGCTATAGAAATTTTTGAACAGCTTGAAATAGCTTATGATATTAGAGTAGCTTCTGCTCACCGTACTCATGAAAAAGTGAAGCAAATTGTGCTTGAATCCACAAAAAGAGGAGTGAAAGTATTTATAGGAATTGCAGGCCTATCTGCACACCTGCCAGGAATGATTGCTGCTAATACACATCGCCCAGTAGTAGGTGTTCCAGTAGATGTAAAGATAGGAGGATTAGATGCTCTCTTTGCCTCTTCACAAATGCCTTTCCCCGCCCCTGTGGCAACAGTAGGAATAGATAGGGGAGAAAATGGAGCACTGCTGGCTGCTCAAATTATTGCTATTCATGACGAAGAGGTTAGAAAAAAAGTTTCAGCCCTCAGACAAGGATTCTATGATAAAGTTCAAAGAGACGAATATCAATTATTAAACAATATTGAGGGTAATTTTTATGCCCCTGAAAAAATTGAGTTTCCAAAACTTGATGATGATATATTCTCATCTTCATCTCAAGAAAGTGATGATTCCCCATTAATAGCAGTTATACCTGGCAGTTATTCAGATATGAAAATTGCTAAAAAAACAACCATGTTCCTGGAAAGGATGGGAATATCCTATGATATGAATGTTATATCTCCAATACGATATCCAGATCGTTTTGAAAAATACATGGCCCGGATGAGAGATGTAAAACTATTCATTGCAATTAGTGGTCTTTCTGCTCATGTTACTGGAGCAGTAGTAGCTTTAAGTGAAAAGCCGGTAATTGGAGTTCCATGCCCCATGCGCATGGGAGGTATGGATGCATTGTTATCAATGGTAAACATGCCCCCAGGTGTACCTGTAGGAACAGTTGGTGTGGCTAATGGGGGTAATGCAGCAGTTTTAGCCGCTGAAATGTTAGGAATATCTAATAAAACCATAGAAAATCGTGTTAAAAGATTAAAAAGCAAATCTGCAGATATTAAATGA
- the mmp11 gene encoding methanogenesis marker protein 11, producing MEILTPKDLKEKFDDPWIAPYQKVLTMVDGDLVEIVEYHPCLSGSHWIVHQYQRTSELILKSYRDGNKHVFLTKVGKIPLELKASINAAGIEEVSVENDEVKVVHAGLAGAGVGAAMCRGMAQGVKRVELYDVGGGSKLGKAAVVTPKMEKLVLGVDDTDTKDEGATWTMAHNMGMELAKQGFQYLDHLIVQLYPHNPHKTQNCVSIALTFAINPGERDKIVEKARKILKENTLSEKTSIAVLDGLKIPPELKAYAERAKKSMISVEEAEEIARKVGVELIEVTGSQGKIGALAALGLYDDVDEAVKVYY from the coding sequence ATGGAAATTCTAACTCCTAAAGACTTAAAAGAAAAATTCGACGATCCATGGATCGCCCCCTATCAAAAAGTATTAACAATGGTAGACGGTGATCTGGTGGAAATTGTAGAATATCATCCTTGCTTATCTGGGTCTCACTGGATAGTTCATCAATACCAGCGAACCAGCGAATTGATTTTGAAATCATATAGAGATGGTAACAAACACGTGTTCTTAACTAAAGTGGGTAAAATTCCCTTAGAACTTAAAGCGAGTATAAATGCCGCGGGAATTGAAGAAGTTTCTGTGGAAAATGACGAGGTTAAAGTAGTGCATGCTGGTTTGGCAGGTGCTGGAGTGGGAGCGGCCATGTGTAGAGGAATGGCGCAGGGTGTTAAAAGAGTAGAACTATATGATGTAGGTGGTGGTTCAAAGCTTGGAAAAGCTGCCGTAGTTACTCCAAAAATGGAAAAGTTAGTTCTGGGTGTGGACGACACTGATACAAAAGACGAAGGAGCCACCTGGACCATGGCCCATAATATGGGGATGGAACTAGCAAAACAGGGGTTCCAATATTTAGACCATTTGATAGTCCAACTCTACCCACACAACCCCCATAAAACTCAAAACTGCGTTTCAATAGCCCTTACATTTGCTATTAACCCTGGTGAGAGAGATAAAATAGTGGAAAAAGCTCGCAAAATTTTAAAAGAAAATACTTTATCTGAAAAAACATCCATAGCCGTACTTGACGGACTTAAAATTCCTCCAGAACTGAAAGCGTATGCTGAAAGAGCGAAAAAATCCATGATAAGTGTTGAAGAAGCTGAAGAAATTGCTCGAAAAGTGGGGGTAGAATTAATAGAAGTTACTGGTTCCCAAGGTAAAATAGGGGCTTTAGCTGCTTTAGGATTGTATGATGATGTGGATGAAGCCGTTAAAGTATACTATTAA
- the cobJ gene encoding precorrin-3B C(17)-methyltransferase: protein MINIVGIGPSRKDITIRALEAINDSEVVIGYKLYIDAIEDLLKGKEIIKKGMGDEIARAELAIEKHLEGKNVALISSGDPGVFGMANVFFQLVAKYSDIQVNVVPGVTAANYGASLLGAPLHDFAVISLSDILTPLSEIKRKIKHAALADMVIALYNPISKTRKEPFREAYKILLENINHSTPVGLVRSSSKPPEITVTSLDELSEDQIDMSTVLIIGNSMTYVEEGYMITPRGYVVRYPIHSMAREFYEDFFKDKTVKGCNESCEFYPCHAHPQNCTFCYCPFYPCGDASTGGHWIRDKGVWSCQNCEWIHRNDTVDCILSKLPEIAEDVDDLKKHKKKLLKLRRECINKTNQK, encoded by the coding sequence ATGATTAACATTGTGGGCATTGGCCCTTCTAGAAAAGACATTACTATTAGGGCTTTAGAAGCTATAAATGATTCTGAAGTAGTGATTGGCTATAAACTGTACATTGATGCTATTGAAGATTTACTTAAAGGAAAAGAAATAATTAAAAAAGGCATGGGTGATGAGATCGCTAGGGCAGAACTCGCCATTGAGAAACACTTAGAAGGAAAAAATGTAGCTTTAATAAGCTCTGGAGATCCTGGAGTTTTTGGAATGGCCAATGTTTTTTTCCAATTGGTTGCCAAATACAGCGATATTCAGGTAAATGTTGTGCCTGGTGTAACTGCAGCTAATTATGGTGCATCTCTTTTAGGAGCCCCACTTCATGATTTTGCGGTCATAAGTTTGAGCGATATCTTAACTCCTTTATCTGAAATTAAGCGCAAGATCAAACATGCCGCATTAGCAGATATGGTAATAGCACTTTATAATCCTATTTCTAAAACACGAAAGGAACCTTTTAGAGAAGCATACAAGATCCTTTTAGAGAATATAAACCATTCTACTCCAGTAGGCTTAGTCCGTAGTAGTTCTAAGCCTCCAGAAATTACAGTAACGTCATTAGATGAATTGAGTGAAGATCAAATTGACATGTCCACAGTATTAATTATAGGAAATTCCATGACTTATGTGGAAGAAGGTTATATGATTACCCCCAGGGGGTATGTAGTCAGATACCCTATCCATTCAATGGCTCGGGAGTTCTATGAGGATTTCTTTAAAGATAAAACAGTTAAAGGATGCAATGAATCATGTGAATTCTATCCCTGCCACGCACATCCTCAAAACTGCACATTCTGTTACTGCCCATTTTATCCCTGTGGTGATGCTTCAACTGGGGGGCATTGGATACGTGATAAAGGAGTCTGGAGTTGTCAGAACTGTGAATGGATTCATCGTAATGACACAGTTGACTGTATATTGTCTAAATTGCCCGAAATCGCTGAAGATGTTGATGATCTGAAAAAACACAAGAAAAAATTACTTAAACTTAGAAGAGAATGCATAAATAAGACTAATCAAAAGTAA
- the amrS gene encoding AmmeMemoRadiSam system radical SAM enzyme encodes MKKEAILYEKSNGKTHCNVCRRNCLILPKNRGFCLTRENQDGKLYSLIYASVSSSAVDPIEKKPLFHFHPSTLVYSLGTVGCNLTCKYCQNWSISQAQIDNHSTQEILPEESVNLAKKYNCKSIAWTYNEPTMWLEYTIDSAKLAHKNNIKTVYVTNGYMSEEALENIGPHLDAANVDLKGMSDGFYQQLCNAHLQPVLENILWMREKGIHLEITNLIIPGYNDSEENLKDLIRFVAEEVGIDVPMHFTRFFPYYKMQNVSPTPIETLNKARQMALDAGLRYVYVGNAPGLDGENTYCYGCGKLLIPRDGYGIGKIQIDKNKKCPDCGAEIDIEI; translated from the coding sequence ATGAAAAAGGAAGCAATTCTTTATGAAAAAAGTAATGGAAAAACCCACTGCAATGTATGTCGGCGTAACTGCCTTATTCTACCAAAAAATAGGGGATTTTGCTTAACTCGAGAAAATCAAGATGGAAAATTATATTCTTTAATTTATGCATCAGTATCTTCTTCTGCAGTAGATCCTATTGAAAAGAAACCTTTATTTCATTTTCATCCCAGCACTTTAGTTTATTCACTGGGCACAGTAGGATGTAATTTAACTTGTAAGTACTGCCAAAATTGGAGCATATCTCAAGCTCAAATCGATAATCATTCCACACAAGAAATACTGCCCGAGGAGTCAGTAAATCTTGCTAAAAAATATAACTGTAAATCAATAGCCTGGACATATAATGAACCAACAATGTGGTTGGAATATACAATTGACTCTGCAAAATTGGCTCATAAAAATAATATTAAGACTGTTTACGTTACCAATGGATATATGAGTGAAGAAGCTTTGGAAAATATTGGGCCTCATTTAGATGCAGCTAATGTGGATTTAAAGGGCATGTCCGATGGATTTTATCAGCAGTTATGCAATGCCCACCTGCAACCTGTTCTGGAAAACATATTATGGATGCGTGAGAAAGGAATACATTTAGAAATCACAAATTTAATTATTCCAGGATATAATGATTCTGAAGAAAATCTAAAGGATTTAATACGCTTTGTAGCCGAGGAAGTAGGGATTGATGTTCCAATGCACTTCACAAGATTCTTCCCTTATTATAAAATGCAAAATGTGTCTCCTACCCCTATTGAAACACTAAATAAAGCAAGGCAAATGGCTTTAGATGCAGGTCTGCGTTATGTTTATGTTGGAAATGCACCGGGATTAGATGGTGAAAATACTTACTGTTATGGCTGTGGAAAATTACTAATTCCTCGAGACGGTTATGGGATAGGTAAGATTCAAATCGATAAAAACAAGAAATGTCCTGATTGTGGGGCTGAAATTGATATTGAAATTTAA
- a CDS encoding Zn-ribbon domain-containing OB-fold protein, producing the protein MSDTVRAWRHIPQRYNLIGSKCAQCGKVFFPSRIICPECRRKGQLEDIKLSGKGKIYTYSVINTPTDEFKEIAPYVVAIVELEEGAKVTTQVVDCSPEDVQIGDDVEMVFRRIREQGDDGVISYGFKFKLKK; encoded by the coding sequence ATGTCAGACACTGTAAGAGCATGGCGTCATATTCCACAACGTTACAATCTCATAGGTTCTAAATGTGCACAGTGTGGTAAAGTTTTCTTTCCCAGCCGCATAATTTGCCCTGAATGCAGAAGAAAGGGCCAACTAGAAGATATAAAACTAAGTGGAAAAGGAAAAATATACACTTACTCCGTTATTAACACACCCACTGATGAATTTAAGGAAATAGCTCCTTATGTAGTGGCCATCGTTGAATTAGAAGAAGGAGCAAAAGTAACCACTCAGGTAGTGGATTGCAGCCCTGAAGATGTCCAAATTGGCGATGATGTGGAAATGGTATTTAGAAGAATCAGAGAACAAGGTGACGATGGAGTGATATCCTATGGATTCAAGTTTAAACTCAAAAAATAA
- the thiL gene encoding thiamine-phosphate kinase translates to MFKKLLVSDFGEKKLINRIIEKTNLFQKDYFKTHPQIKESLGDDAALIDLGTSYLAATSDMLMEDTHFPHQMTAGQRGWKTVTVNVSDLAAMGAQPKGIIISMGLPVDMELEFFDDLINGILEACQYYHIPLIGGDTNESPQLVLSGNAMGEVSKKTVLMKSGAEPGDLILVTGALGMAAAGFEILLSDFSDKKIETEIGHETINKVINYALNPRARLKEGISVAEAGILKVATDITDGLASELWELMQAANEPIGMRIYEDKIPIPPEVVTVGQYFNKKPLEMALYYGEDFELLLISKKEALKELEKITEFYVVGEVTSGEVMEIIDKQGKTNILPPGGYQHLGGRNEKGSNSL, encoded by the coding sequence ATGTTTAAAAAACTTTTAGTTTCTGATTTTGGCGAAAAAAAGCTAATTAATAGGATAATAGAGAAAACCAATCTTTTTCAAAAAGATTATTTTAAAACTCATCCTCAGATTAAAGAAAGCTTAGGAGATGACGCGGCACTAATAGATTTGGGTACCAGTTATTTAGCAGCCACCTCCGATATGTTGATGGAGGATACTCATTTCCCACATCAAATGACTGCTGGACAAAGAGGATGGAAGACTGTGACGGTTAATGTCAGCGACCTGGCGGCTATGGGTGCCCAGCCCAAGGGTATAATAATTTCTATGGGCCTTCCGGTGGATATGGAACTCGAGTTTTTCGATGATCTAATCAATGGTATACTGGAGGCCTGTCAGTACTATCATATTCCACTCATTGGAGGCGATACCAATGAATCTCCTCAACTTGTTTTAAGTGGAAATGCAATGGGTGAAGTTAGTAAAAAAACAGTATTGATGAAATCAGGAGCGGAACCCGGAGATTTAATTTTGGTAACGGGGGCCCTTGGAATGGCAGCAGCAGGATTTGAGATCCTATTATCTGATTTCTCGGATAAAAAAATTGAAACTGAAATTGGACATGAAACTATAAACAAAGTAATAAACTATGCCTTAAATCCTCGTGCTAGGTTAAAAGAAGGGATATCTGTAGCCGAAGCAGGGATTTTAAAAGTTGCTACAGATATAACTGATGGCCTAGCTAGTGAACTATGGGAATTAATGCAGGCAGCAAATGAGCCTATAGGTATGAGAATATATGAAGATAAGATCCCTATACCTCCTGAAGTAGTAACTGTAGGACAATATTTCAATAAAAAACCCCTTGAAATGGCATTATATTATGGTGAAGACTTTGAACTACTTCTGATATCAAAAAAAGAGGCATTAAAAGAACTTGAAAAAATAACTGAATTTTATGTGGTAGGTGAAGTAACTAGTGGTGAGGTTATGGAGATAATAGATAAACAAGGAAAAACAAATATTTTACCACCAGGAGGCTACCAGCACCTGGGGGGTCGCAATGAAAAAGGAAGCAATTCTTTATGA
- a CDS encoding UbiD family decarboxylase, producing the protein MKEFLKIIEDEFGVIRIDKEVSTTFEAAKIFRKYPKETVILENIAESNIPVISGICNTRAKIATALKTDVPNITHKIIEGMNKPHPIKNIENISKNYNTSQADLSKLPVLTHYQRDGGSYITSGVIIAKNPEDGTPNASIHRMLVLSEDQLTVRIVPRHLYTYHQMAEAQGKDLDIAIAIGMNPATLLATTTSIPITANEMEVANNFHEGNMKLIKCETVDLEVPESEIILEGKILANERASEGPFVDLTDTYDVVRQEPVIQLEKMHLKEDAMYHAILPAGFEHRLLQGLPQEPRIYQAVQNTVPTVQNVVLTEGGCCWLHAAVSIKKQTQGDGKNVMMAALAAHPSLKHVVVVDEDIDLFNPEDLEYAIASRVKGDDDIMIIPKARGSSLDPSALPDGTTTKVGVDATKELNKKDKFERVSLSE; encoded by the coding sequence ATGAAAGAATTTTTAAAAATTATAGAAGATGAGTTTGGAGTTATTAGAATTGATAAAGAAGTTTCAACAACATTTGAAGCGGCTAAAATTTTCAGAAAGTATCCCAAAGAAACCGTTATCTTAGAAAATATCGCTGAATCTAATATTCCTGTAATTTCCGGAATCTGCAATACCCGAGCCAAAATCGCGACAGCATTAAAAACAGACGTGCCAAATATTACTCACAAAATTATTGAAGGTATGAATAAGCCGCATCCCATTAAAAATATTGAAAATATTTCCAAAAATTATAATACCTCGCAGGCAGATCTATCAAAATTACCAGTACTTACCCACTACCAGAGAGATGGTGGATCATACATAACTTCAGGAGTGATCATTGCAAAAAATCCAGAAGATGGAACCCCTAACGCATCAATACACCGGATGTTAGTTCTTAGTGAGGATCAACTTACTGTAAGGATTGTTCCTCGCCACCTTTACACGTATCATCAGATGGCTGAAGCTCAAGGAAAGGACTTGGATATAGCGATAGCTATTGGAATGAATCCCGCCACATTACTGGCTACAACTACATCTATTCCAATTACCGCTAATGAAATGGAAGTAGCTAATAATTTCCATGAAGGGAACATGAAACTAATTAAATGTGAAACTGTCGATTTAGAAGTTCCAGAATCGGAAATAATTTTAGAAGGAAAAATATTAGCTAACGAACGAGCCAGTGAGGGGCCTTTTGTTGATTTAACTGATACTTATGACGTTGTCCGCCAGGAACCTGTGATTCAGTTGGAAAAGATGCATCTAAAAGAAGATGCTATGTATCATGCCATTCTCCCTGCCGGATTTGAACATCGACTATTACAGGGTCTTCCTCAAGAACCCAGAATATATCAAGCTGTCCAAAATACAGTACCCACCGTGCAAAATGTTGTTTTAACTGAGGGTGGTTGTTGCTGGCTCCATGCCGCAGTATCCATCAAAAAACAGACTCAAGGTGATGGTAAAAATGTTATGATGGCTGCTCTGGCCGCACATCCTTCTCTAAAACATGTCGTAGTGGTTGATGAAGATATTGATCTCTTCAATCCAGAAGATTTAGAGTATGCTATTGCAAGCAGGGTAAAAGGTGATGATGATATAATGATTATTCCTAAAGCTAGAGGATCATCCCTTGACCCCTCCGCCCTACCTGACGGGACAACAACCAAAGTAGGGGTTGATGCCACCAAAGAGCTCAATAAAAAAGACAAATTTGAAAGAGTTAGTTTATCTGAATAA
- a CDS encoding glycosyltransferase, with protein sequence MSCLILIIVFLLMAAKNNGKSGILVSVVIPAYNEENTVANVVKIAMSSKYVHEVLVVDDGSTDNTYEVAKVAGASIIRHTNNHGKGAALKTGFKHSKGDIIAFIDADLKDLSTKQVENIIRPIIEGKADITKTKFKREAGRVTELTAKPLLDFFFPEIKFDQPLSGQFAAKRTALTKIRFEEDYGVDVGIVLDADVLGLNIREVDIGEIQHQMSTLSDLNLVANEVVRTIVDRAIEYGRVTMMDSMGKSIRMGILGLSLASLGVFGVFFIRFVPSTLWIIVSIIGMIMAVYYILKLIKRSYHVLLRQEGRIQSVKSFTYMHFPILVSGLILIAMLSTLLGAVHVDEGKISIEPNSGNLIIWKSNTENRTFDVRGPYEVDSALENENTLIRISKEALDTLGLQYGDKVYIHSESYTLNETRPGETNILRIPLDARKSLDISIGEVIQDSNLRKIFNGIYAQKNLALLENITNVTILNGYSIQNDVEKSYMVDIFLDKKKVSTTNGIFKKGAYSIYVDGEKVKTIQIGDKVIKDDYYIYWENHIIKIQIGNESTSDMRFIPAEEGRFLSIRFEE encoded by the coding sequence TTGTCTTGTTTAATTTTAATAATAGTATTTTTGCTAATGGCTGCAAAAAATAATGGTAAATCTGGAATACTAGTTTCAGTTGTTATTCCAGCTTACAATGAGGAAAATACAGTTGCTAATGTGGTTAAAATAGCAATGTCTTCTAAGTATGTTCATGAAGTACTGGTGGTAGACGATGGTTCTACAGATAATACTTATGAAGTGGCTAAAGTGGCGGGTGCCAGCATAATCAGGCATACTAATAATCATGGAAAAGGTGCAGCATTAAAAACTGGATTTAAGCATTCTAAAGGGGATATTATTGCTTTTATAGATGCGGATTTAAAGGATTTATCCACTAAACAAGTTGAAAACATCATTCGACCAATTATAGAAGGAAAAGCAGATATAACCAAAACTAAATTTAAAAGAGAAGCAGGAAGAGTCACGGAATTAACCGCAAAACCATTATTAGACTTTTTCTTTCCTGAAATAAAATTTGACCAACCTTTGAGCGGACAATTCGCTGCTAAAAGAACTGCTCTTACTAAAATACGATTTGAAGAAGATTATGGTGTTGATGTGGGTATAGTTCTGGATGCTGATGTTTTAGGTCTAAATATTAGAGAAGTTGATATTGGAGAAATCCAACACCAAATGTCCACGCTATCTGATTTAAATTTAGTGGCAAATGAAGTTGTACGTACTATTGTAGATCGCGCAATTGAGTATGGTCGAGTAACTATGATGGATTCTATGGGAAAATCTATTAGGATGGGTATTTTAGGTTTATCTCTAGCATCTCTTGGAGTTTTTGGAGTATTTTTTATAAGATTTGTCCCATCAACCCTCTGGATAATCGTATCTATTATTGGGATGATAATGGCTGTTTATTATATATTAAAGTTAATAAAGCGCTCTTATCATGTTTTATTACGTCAAGAAGGACGTATTCAGTCTGTAAAATCCTTTACTTATATGCACTTTCCGATTTTAGTTTCAGGGCTTATATTGATTGCCATGCTTTCTACGCTTTTAGGAGCAGTCCATGTTGATGAGGGAAAAATATCAATAGAACCCAATTCGGGGAATCTTATTATTTGGAAAAGCAATACCGAAAATCGAACATTTGATGTAAGGGGGCCTTATGAAGTGGACAGTGCTTTAGAAAATGAAAATACATTGATACGTATATCTAAAGAGGCTTTAGATACTCTAGGCTTACAATATGGTGATAAAGTATATATTCATTCTGAGAGCTATACTTTAAATGAAACACGTCCCGGCGAAACTAACATACTACGAATTCCGCTAGATGCTAGAAAAAGTCTTGATATAAGTATTGGTGAAGTAATACAAGATAGTAATCTTCGAAAAATATTCAATGGAATATATGCTCAGAAAAACTTAGCTTTGCTGGAAAATATAACCAATGTCACGATTTTAAATGGATACTCTATTCAAAATGATGTTGAAAAATCATATATGGTTGATATTTTTTTAGATAAAAAGAAAGTATCTACAACTAATGGGATATTCAAAAAAGGAGCTTACAGCATATATGTGGATGGGGAAAAAGTCAAAACCATTCAAATAGGGGATAAGGTAATTAAAGATGATTATTATATTTATTGGGAAAATCACATCATTAAAATACAGATAGGAAATGAATCCACTTCAGATATGAGATTCATTCCTGCGGAAGAAGGTCGATTTTTAAGCATAAGATTTGAAGAGTAG